From one Eisenibacter elegans DSM 3317 genomic stretch:
- a CDS encoding YoaK family protein translates to MGLFDSRGKDRSLSHNLSLASLLSLAAGAVNSASWFAFQELTTNVTGHAALLSNHLVAREWELVELKILLLLLFVLGAFTNTVIIEAMSKRYQRYAHTPSLVIEMAILLFIATYGGYLHYNHYSPAIVQLLAGSLLFAMGLQNAMVTTLSGAVVRTTHLTGLFTDMGINLAKRFVHRDKSIGSKLILQFSIVGGFLSGGILGAFLFSKFLYNAYYFPLMVLLGTLLFDVINFRAPIYKAQQLLPFDIIKPPEAPSASDTDHSNPSSPNASA, encoded by the coding sequence CTTAGCCTAGCGTCCTTGCTGTCGTTGGCTGCCGGAGCTGTCAATTCTGCTAGTTGGTTTGCATTCCAAGAGCTGACCACCAACGTAACCGGGCACGCCGCCTTGCTCTCCAACCACTTGGTGGCTAGAGAATGGGAGTTGGTAGAGCTGAAAATCTTGTTGTTGCTCTTGTTTGTGTTGGGCGCATTTACCAATACTGTCATCATCGAAGCAATGAGTAAACGCTACCAACGTTATGCGCATACCCCTTCTCTGGTCATTGAAATGGCTATTTTATTATTTATAGCTACCTACGGAGGCTACCTACACTACAACCATTATAGCCCCGCCATTGTACAGCTCCTAGCCGGAAGCCTGCTTTTTGCGATGGGGCTTCAGAACGCCATGGTTACAACGCTTTCGGGCGCAGTCGTACGTACGACACACTTGACGGGGTTGTTCACCGATATGGGAATCAATCTGGCCAAGCGCTTCGTACACCGCGACAAGAGCATTGGCTCCAAGCTCATCTTGCAGTTTAGCATTGTGGGCGGGTTTTTATCGGGCGGGATTTTGGGCGCTTTTTTGTTTTCTAAGTTTTTGTACAATGCCTACTACTTTCCGCTGATGGTGCTTTTGGGGACATTGCTCTTTGATGTAATCAATTTCCGAGCACCCATCTACAAGGCTCAGCAACTGCTGCCCTTTGATATTATCAAGCCCCCCGAAGCCCCTTCTGCCAGCGATACCGACCACAGTAACCCTAGTAGCCCAAACGCTTCAGCGTAG